A window from Anaerobaca lacustris encodes these proteins:
- a CDS encoding formylglycine-generating enzyme family protein — MNSSNRQRRIGALAVCIVAVLVGSVAASQEKLPKKYTETITTKTGTELSLEMVLIPGGTFLMGSPASEPGRKDDEGPQRKVALDPFYLCTTETTLELFMAYYQETGTAKKDFVDVQEAQKNAETPVAGADTITGPTPVYGDMTMGYSVKHPAMGLTWHNAMTFCQWLSQKTGKQYRLPTEAEWEYAARAGTTYVFGFGDDPEKLGDYAWYEDNADFGPSAVATKKPNAWGLYDMLGNVCEWVHDFYQPNGYVGAAVKNPKGPEEGTVHVARGGYYENSAEELRCAARAFEEPWWRMNDPQIPKSRWWLPQIDFVGFRVACSVPKD; from the coding sequence GTGAACAGCAGCAACAGGCAAAGGCGTATCGGTGCACTGGCGGTCTGCATTGTGGCAGTGCTGGTCGGCAGCGTCGCGGCTTCGCAGGAGAAGCTCCCGAAGAAGTACACCGAGACCATTACGACCAAGACGGGGACCGAACTGTCGCTGGAGATGGTCCTGATTCCAGGCGGTACGTTCCTGATGGGCAGTCCGGCGAGCGAGCCCGGCCGCAAGGACGACGAGGGACCGCAGCGCAAGGTTGCTCTCGATCCGTTCTATCTGTGCACGACGGAGACCACGCTCGAGTTGTTCATGGCCTATTATCAGGAGACGGGTACGGCCAAGAAGGACTTCGTCGACGTTCAGGAAGCCCAGAAGAACGCCGAGACCCCGGTCGCCGGCGCCGATACCATCACCGGTCCGACGCCGGTTTACGGCGATATGACGATGGGCTACAGCGTCAAACACCCGGCGATGGGCTTGACCTGGCACAATGCCATGACCTTCTGCCAGTGGCTCTCGCAGAAGACCGGCAAACAGTACCGTCTGCCGACGGAGGCCGAATGGGAATACGCCGCCCGGGCCGGAACAACGTATGTCTTCGGCTTCGGAGACGACCCCGAGAAGCTGGGCGACTACGCCTGGTATGAAGACAACGCCGATTTCGGACCCAGTGCAGTGGCCACCAAGAAGCCCAATGCCTGGGGGCTCTATGACATGCTGGGCAACGTGTGCGAGTGGGTGCACGATTTCTACCAGCCCAATGGCTATGTGGGCGCCGCTGTGAAGAACCCGAAGGGGCCGGAGGAGGGCACGGTGCACGTCGCACGCGGGGGATACTATGAAAACTCTGCCGAGGAGTTGCGTTGTGCGGCCCGGGCGTTCGAGGAGCCGTGGTGGCGGATGAACGACCCGCAGATCCCCAAGAGCCGGTGGTGGTTGCCCCAGATCGATTTCGTCGGCTTCCGCGTTGCCTGCTCGGTGCCGAAGGACTGA